Below is a window of Verrucomicrobiota bacterium DNA.
CATCCGTGCAGAGATTCTCCGGCAGAACCTTCCGAATCACTTCCTCCACGCAGAACTCCTTGATCTGCTCGTGCTTCACGCCATCGCGATGCTGGGTGGAGATAACCACGTTCTCGATTCCAACAATTTTGCCACCTTCAAAACGCACGGCGACCTGACTCTTCACATCGGGACGCAGCCATTCTACACCCTCTTCTTTCCGCTGGCGCGCCATCTCGCGCAAAAGCCTGTGCGCAAACATGACTGGAGCCGGCATCAGCTCGGAAGTCTGGTCGCAAGCATAGCCAAACATGATTCCCTGGTCCCCGGCACCCTGCTCGTTAGTGTCTTTTCCTTCAGCAGCCGTAGCGTCCACACCCTGTGCGATGTCGGCAGACTGTCTCGTCAAGCAATTCGTGACAAATACACTCTCTGCGTGAAAAACGTCATCGTCGTTCACGTAACCGATATCCTCAATCGCCTCCCGTACGATTTTTTCATAGTCGAGCTTGGCACTCGTCGTAATCTCCCCCGCCAGAACCACGCAGTTACTTTTCACCAGCGTTTCACAGGCTACGCGGCTCTTCGGATCCTGTTTCAGGCAAGCATCGAGGACACTGTCGGATATCGAATCCGAGACCTTATCCGGGTGACCCTCGCCCACAGATTCTGAAGAAAAAACGAATGATTGACTCATAAACCCTCTAGTTTGAAACCCGGAACCTCAAAGGATCAAGCCAATATATCAAAACATCCAGATTCGTTGATTTGTATCTTTCCTACGGTAAATAACTTGCAAAAAACTGCCTAAGATTGCCCTGACGTTGACTTAAAACAGGAAGACTAATCCCGTCATCCCATGCGTGATTCTAAGTCAGCTGCTTTTGCGGCACTGTGTGTCCTCATCCTCACCACTCCTCCACTCAACCTTTTTTCTGCCACAATCGCTTCCGAAACCCTCTCCGAACAGGTAGAAAGGGCCGATGGGGTGGTCGTTGCAGTCGCAAAGGAACAAGGGGTAGAAGAAATCGATCACCAAATTTTCACCCGCTTTGTCTTTCAAACCGTGGAGTCCATCCGCGGCTCCTTTCCAGGTCAATTTTCCGTCCTTGGTTACGGTGGATCTTTAGGTGGGATTGCCGATTACGATGCCCGTAAACCTACAATCATCACTAACCAACGGCTTCTCCTTTTCGTCGACGTTGGAGAGCACGGCCTTCTTTTTCGAGGCGGTCCTGAAGGGGTCCAAGAAGATACCAACGGCCTTGCCGCACAAGCCAGTCAAATCGCCGATCTTTTAGGACCTGGTCTCGACTTCTCCCAATACGTGGCCGAATCCCAGGTAAGTGTTCTCAATGTTCCCGCTAGTGGCCTACTGGGCGATACTCAACCTCGCAGATTTGTAACCCCCGATCGGGGCGAACCGATTCCCGTGATTATCGATACATCAACCCTTCCAAGCGGTATTTCCGAAGAACAAGCGATTACGGCTATTCAAAACGCACTCGGTGCGTGGGAGGCAGTCTCGTCAGTCCGATTCGAGATCGTCGGCAACGAAGTATTTTCAATTTCCGCACGAAACTACGGTCTTGAGGACGGCAGCGTCATTCGAATTCAGATGCATGACAATTTTAATGAGATCGACGACCAGTCGAGTACTTTGGGGTTTGGAGGAGCTACCTTCTTTACCACCAAGCAAGGAGAGGGAGGCACAATCGACGGGCTCGCATTCAACCCATCCACCCATGGATATGTAATTCTAGACCACACAAAAGCCACCCTCTCCGATCCGATTTCTCTTGAAGAAACGCTTACTCACGAGATTGGTCACGTCATCGGCCTTGCTCACAGCAGCGAAACTGCCAGTGAGAGCGATTCGGATCGAGCCGATGCCCAAATGTATTATCGCCTCCACAGAGACGGCCGCGGGGCGGATCCAAGAACGTGGGATATTTCGACGATCGCCAAGATTCACCCTTCCGATACACCGCCTTTCTCCTTTGTGAGGAGAGAGGTTGCTATATCCTATCCCACCGCTCCATCCGCAGGCGTCAACACGTTCACGATTCCCTATGGAGACCTGCAGGGCGATAACGTCACCGTTCAGCTCAACTCTCAGACTGGTAACTTGGGGGTATTCGCCCTTTCTGGCGACCAACTCACTTATGTCCCCAATGCTTATTACGTTGAGGCAGATGCGGGCGTCAACTCATTTTACGACAAAGCGATCGTTCAACTTTCAGACGGCACGAACGAACTTTTGGTGGCCTTCAACATCGTTGGATTCCGTCCCGATTCAAGACCATCAGACGCCCCCGACGGAGTTCCGAACGCTTGGATGACCACGTTTTTTGGTAGTAACGATGGATCTACCGCAAACGCAGATCCAGATGCGGACGGTTTTTCCAATGAAGACGAATTTCACCTCGGAACGGATCCGACCGATCCCAACTCGCGCTTCTGGATCGTTGACAGCGCAGTGGGAAGTATAGAGTTCACCGCCCAGCCTGACGATGTCTATCGGATCGAAACCTCAACCGATCTGGTCACATGGAACGAGATTCGCCTTGTCCAGCAAATGGGCGGCGAAGACACCTTGACTGTCGACGATCTACCGAATGCTTCGACAGACGCGCCGTTGTTTGTAAGAGCGGTTCGGCTTCGGTGAACTCAGGAAGATCTTTCGCACCCATTCAAAAGGAGGGAGGTAGCCAGTTATACCCGAAAGATCGCACCCAGCTTCTTCCCCAACAAGACCGACGCACCGATGATGGTCACTGCGAGAAAGGCCATCGCCCAGACCCCTAGCGCGCTGGCAATGTAAGGTCCATCGCCCAATAGGTTGAGAAGCTCGTAAATCGCTTTCGTGATCGGATAATACTCCTGCTTCTGAGCCAGGATCAAACTATCGGACACTTCTAGCATTGCTTGGGAGAAAGCGAGAATCGCTCCGGCCAGGAGGTTCGCCACAATCAGCGGCATAGTGATCCTCAGTGCAGACTTTACCGGCGGACAACCGAGATTCTGGGCCGCCTCTTCGTAGGTCACACTCGTTTGCTCCAAACCGGCTACCGCCGATCTTACGACAAACGGCAACTTGCGAATCGCGTAGGCGATGATCAACAGCGGAACCGGATTCACCGTCGGATTGATGAAATCAAAAGCCTTTCCGGATTGCGACATCGCGAGGTATCCAAAGGCAATCACGATTCCTGGGACCGCCAACGGGAGCATTGCCATGGCATCGAGAATCGAACGACCCGGTATCGTCGAGCGGACCACCACATAGGCAATCGCAACTCCGAGTGCCACGTTCAGTACGGTAGCCGCCGAGCTGTAGAAAAGGCTGTTTTGGATCGATGAGAGAGTGAGCGGATGACCCAACGCCAACTTGTAGTTC
It encodes the following:
- the metK gene encoding methionine adenosyltransferase, producing MSQSFVFSSESVGEGHPDKVSDSISDSVLDACLKQDPKSRVACETLVKSNCVVLAGEITTSAKLDYEKIVREAIEDIGYVNDDDVFHAESVFVTNCLTRQSADIAQGVDATAAEGKDTNEQGAGDQGIMFGYACDQTSELMPAPVMFAHRLLREMARQRKEEGVEWLRPDVKSQVAVRFEGGKIVGIENVVISTQHRDGVKHEQIKEFCVEEVIRKVLPENLCTDDTQFLINPTGNFVIGGPQGDAGLTGRKIIVDTYGGWARHGGGAFSGKDPSKVDRSAAYFCRWVAKNIVAAGLASECELQVAYAIGYPHPTSIHVDTFGSAKEGLTDLQIAAAAREVFSFKPADIVSQLDLLRPIYRDSTHYGHFGKAGLPWEQTSKVEDLKAAV
- a CDS encoding matrixin family metalloprotease — translated: MRDSKSAAFAALCVLILTTPPLNLFSATIASETLSEQVERADGVVVAVAKEQGVEEIDHQIFTRFVFQTVESIRGSFPGQFSVLGYGGSLGGIADYDARKPTIITNQRLLLFVDVGEHGLLFRGGPEGVQEDTNGLAAQASQIADLLGPGLDFSQYVAESQVSVLNVPASGLLGDTQPRRFVTPDRGEPIPVIIDTSTLPSGISEEQAITAIQNALGAWEAVSSVRFEIVGNEVFSISARNYGLEDGSVIRIQMHDNFNEIDDQSSTLGFGGATFFTTKQGEGGTIDGLAFNPSTHGYVILDHTKATLSDPISLEETLTHEIGHVIGLAHSSETASESDSDRADAQMYYRLHRDGRGADPRTWDISTIAKIHPSDTPPFSFVRREVAISYPTAPSAGVNTFTIPYGDLQGDNVTVQLNSQTGNLGVFALSGDQLTYVPNAYYVEADAGVNSFYDKAIVQLSDGTNELLVAFNIVGFRPDSRPSDAPDGVPNAWMTTFFGSNDGSTANADPDADGFSNEDEFHLGTDPTDPNSRFWIVDSAVGSIEFTAQPDDVYRIETSTDLVTWNEIRLVQQMGGEDTLTVDDLPNASTDAPLFVRAVRLR